The following nucleotide sequence is from Trifolium pratense cultivar HEN17-A07 linkage group LG2, ARS_RC_1.1, whole genome shotgun sequence.
cgTATATTCTGTCAATAGTATAAATAGTAATAaagatatttatttatcttcaaTTTGAACAGctgtaaaagaaaaaacaaatcttGACCTcatcaaacaaattaaatttctcAACACATTATGTCCTaatttaatcaattttaaaaatcatcATGATCATCATCAATCAAGTAGTCTAGCTAACTTCACGtgtataataactaataataatattcgtGACGCAGGATCAAATTTCACCCAAGATCTCGCGCGTATTAATTCCTTAGTCAATAAGCTATAACTACCGTATTAGTATTCTCTTTCATGGTCAATCTGATTAATCATCTCACTAAACACAAATTTGCTTTCATTATGCCACAAAGAGTGCGAATGTGGCATTCATTCGTTGGCCCattaagtaaacaaaataaacaaatatacgATTTTTCCACGCCAAGCAAAGAACCAAACAAATTGAtattaatcaattaataaatataataaattaaagagatttttctttcctttctagtattttgccaaaaataaaaaataaaggtaaTCATGACGTGGACCAATAAAAAAGAGGTAAGGGTTTTCAACTTGATCTACCACCTCACCACACCCTTAAAGCTTGCGCTCTTCTTTCCCATTCAAAAACCGCcgaatccaaaaaaaataacaaacacaaaaaaaaaacctaattaaCCATAGCTTCCCCTAACCGATCGCGGGAGGTCCCTCGACCTCCGCCGATGTCCGACTCTAATGGTCCGCCGTCTCCACCACCTGCCTTTCTCTTCAATCGTCCACCGTTGCTTAGAAAGGAACTCGGCAATCCTCTCCTTAAGCAACGATCGTGGTCACCGGATCTTTATCGCGACGAAGCGTGGCTTCGTCGTAAAGGACACTGGAGGAATCGTAGTAGAAGCAAAAGTGTAACCGACGAAGATGTTGATGAACTTAAAGCTTGTATCGAATTAGGATTCGGATTTGAATCTTCACCTGAAGTTGAAAGTAATCGTCGTCTTGTTGATACTTTACCTGCTCTTGAACTTTATCACGCTGTTAACAGAAGTTATCACGATTCTATTAATGCTAAATCTGCCACCGTAACTACTCCGTCTTCCTCCGCTGCTTCTGATCGTGACGGCACTCCTTCTCCTATCGATAGTCCTCGCATCGCCATATTAGGCAACggtaattaataattattatcatcattaaACTCTTTTATTTCGCATTCTAAATCAATTAggtatttagttttttttttttatttttttattaattaaccaTCTGGTTCTCAGGAGATTGAGTCCGAGTCCGGTGATTCGGACTTTAAGATCTGTGCTGTTTAATTTTGctgatctatttttttattgctaTGAAGATGATGATCCGGAAACGGTGAAGGCAAGGTTGAAACAATGGGCACAGGTTGTTGGATGTGCGGTTCGTCAAACTACAAGCTAAAtgattgatgatgatggtgatgataatgatgatgacgATGAATGGGTGATtattgaatgattaattggaGAAAAAACCAAACTATGGTTATTAAGTTAACCACACAAGTTAAAACCTTATGTTTATAAATGATGACAAAATTCACTACCAAACCGAACCGGCCAAAGGCCATTAGTTTAACCAAACGCAAATTATTTTGGTACCAATAGTAGTTGGTGTTATTATTggatattattttgattttgtcggtagcttttgtttttttagttttgtacTGTTCTTGTCTAAATTGTGACTGTGgtagatttttatattttatagtattattttagGGCCAAGTCTAACATGAACAATGGTTCAtgtggtgcaccatgcacaaatttcggataacattataacgaatacgaattatACAAAATcgattgttggattgaaagattatatcatatagatcattcatagaaatttttagaaaaattgaatattatttgatatgttattgagagtttgagactcatcaaaattaacggtatttaataaaactcataaaccgttaatttttatgtatctcaataacatatcaaatgatttttaatatttttaaaaatttatatggatgatctatatgatataatctttcaatccaacggtcgattttgaaaaattcatattctttataatgttattcgagaTTTGTGCATGGTGCATCACATGAACCAGTTATTCATGTTAGAAAAAGCCTTATTGTAGTACAATAAGATGCTGGAAGTAGGAGTACATAACATTGTTTAGTTTTGTGTCAGTAACATCGTTGAAAAAGATGTTGCTGTGTTTGAAAATCTCCTGGTAAATCCTTTTTGACCCGTACATCTAGAGTCTTTGCATTGTTTGAAAATCCAAACGAATAGTAATTTACTATGCAACATTCACATTTTTCAATTCATCAAGAAGCCCGTTTCCTGAGATCATTTTCCATTTTTCAATCTTGAGGTGATGAGAGAGAATTCATCAAGACATTTTTATAAAGGACAAATTGTGAGGGTTTACATATCATTCAAAATGGACAATATACGTTGGAAACGAATTGCTGTGGACTTGAGGTCGGAACAACCTGAAGAAGCTCGTGACTTCGTTTCCACGGAAGGAGCACCGcgttttctaagttaaaaaaaaaatgtcttgatGGGTTGACATTTGGTCTAAACTCTAAATGGCAAATTGATGGATTGAAGAGTGTGAGAattgtatataaattattttaagttttgATGACCGAGCAAGTATGAGACTTGTTAGGTGTATTGTATTCTAAAGGCAAGGCTAACATAACAGCTTGTAACTTGACCtgtttgtttgtgtttattCCGTGAATGAATGAAAGTAACTGAAGCTTGAAAATTCAAGTTGGAAGAGAACCTTCTAGAATGTAAATAGGAATAATAATACTATACTAGTATTGATCTATTGAGAATATTGCAACTATGTGGTGTCTGACTACTCGTACTTTCTAGGCTGTCATGACTCATGTTCCACTAAATTTCCAGCGACCGATTGCTTAGGTTAGCAGGGAAATAAATGGAACTTCCGTTGACTTTGATATGGGACATTGTTAAGCAAACTAAGTCACTGACAGCATTGTCATGTTATTTATAAAGGTTGTTAATTGCTCCATTATACTACTACGTACTGTAATTAAGAAAACACCAATTGTTTGTTACAATAAACGACAATATACCTTGGTAAAATCCCTTCTAGTATTCTATAGCTGCTTGATTTTagttattactattattattattataaattaaactttaaaggtccttttttgttttaataagaaaaaaagtcCTTTTGAAAAATGTACTGTACAGCTAGTTAAAAGGTGTCATTGAGTACATTTGTAAGGGATATATCTTTCTCAATCTAGCAAAAACAACATGGGAAAGCTCTTATACATTTATATGATAATGTTAGAAGTGCATATTATGAGTTACTCCTAAGAGAGGGTGGTACTGGTACATATATATTGCCAATCCAATGTACTTTTCTGGTGTCACAAACAAAAGGTCCCTCTTTATATGTTTTGTGCatcattcaaaatttttaaaCAGTTAATTAAGTTTTTGGTGTCTGTCCGGTGAGCATAGTTCAATTGATAAAGATATTGTAAGGAATGAGTTCGAACCCGGATACTCCCACATATTCAgtttaaaaaaagtgaatttttagacattaggctacttgactccccccaaaaaaaaagttttttgtctctataagtatttcgaattttatttttagtccatATAAATGATTTCAGCAATTTTTGgtttctcaaatattttttaccaTAATTTTTTGTCTATACTTTTTAATTAACACCTGTgtacttttatattttaaaattattttttattcatgtatTATAACAATATCTCCTCccaaaatttagaatttttttaatataaggtTCATTATTTATGAATATTACGGCggacaaattaataaaattcatatttaattcaccgcttgttaaaaaaaattaaatttttgcaaAAGAGAAGAGCTTCCCGTTCTTCTCGCTCCTTTAGCTCATCAATACCTTTATGTGAAAAGCTTTCCCTTCGCTTCGAGTATCCAATTGAACAAAAAGCGGCTCAATAGATATGGTATTGAATTCTTGAGAAAAAAGAAGTAtttcaatttatagaattataTAATGCGTGTGATTGGTCGATGCCATGTCACAGACGCTCCGGTAGTCAATCAAAATCTGCCATTGTCCAAGATCATTGCGTGTGACCGAAAACCAAAAATTGTGACCGCCGACCAAGTTCACATTTTAAAATGCGAACTCAGTTTGTAGGATATGTTGTTGCGTTGTTTTACTTAACTTGCGAAGGGGATGAAATTGGAAACACAGGGGACTCGCGAAAAGGACTGGCCGCGGAAAGAAATTCCCCTAGTTGAATCCCTCATGTTTTCTTCTGTGTAACAATCCATAcccttaaattttatttttgttatttaaatttcCCTATCTTTCACTTTCGTGTGGTCC
It contains:
- the LOC123909729 gene encoding uncharacterized protein LOC123909729, which produces MSDSNGPPSPPPAFLFNRPPLLRKELGNPLLKQRSWSPDLYRDEAWLRRKGHWRNRSRSKSVTDEDVDELKACIELGFGFESSPEVESNRRLVDTLPALELYHAVNRSYHDSINAKSATVTTPSSSAASDRDGTPSPIDSPRIAILGNDDDPETVKARLKQWAQVVGCAVRQTTS